In Pseudoalteromonas piratica, the following proteins share a genomic window:
- a CDS encoding SctK family type III secretion system sorting platform protein, protein MVNQKHHFAALLESQHADAIIAKLYQPLRWLHPKWIEKVIPADFPIDHHCIKTNQFIAEQLSIPAKFDTELSSPLSKFLLLERELVTQVIGVLGLSCFQQALKKLISKQIKHAIDQQIGCNACQIVMQKIPFMLSDFPKALLVEDITLNSASNLPNFIEKGLSVFKQICEDDSHFHLLCFILSPEFTSNEKQSALCEETCRKTTLLIRKLAIEIDPLCSNLLK, encoded by the coding sequence ATGGTTAATCAAAAACATCACTTTGCCGCACTGCTTGAAAGTCAGCATGCCGACGCGATTATCGCTAAACTGTATCAACCATTGCGCTGGTTGCACCCAAAATGGATTGAAAAGGTGATCCCTGCTGACTTTCCCATTGACCATCACTGTATTAAAACCAATCAATTTATCGCGGAACAATTAAGCATTCCCGCAAAATTTGATACTGAGCTCAGCTCGCCGTTGTCGAAATTTTTATTGCTTGAACGCGAATTAGTCACACAAGTAATTGGTGTGTTGGGGCTGTCATGTTTTCAACAAGCATTAAAAAAGCTGATAAGCAAACAGATTAAACACGCCATTGATCAACAAATTGGCTGTAACGCATGCCAAATAGTGATGCAAAAAATCCCTTTTATGTTAAGTGACTTTCCAAAAGCATTGCTGGTTGAAGATATCACGTTAAATTCAGCAAGCAACTTACCCAATTTCATTGAGAAGGGATTGTCAGTGTTTAAGCAAATTTGTGAAGACGACAGTCATTTTCATTTGCTGTGTTTTATTTTATCACCCGAATTTACAAGTAACGAAAAGCAAAGCGCGCTGTGTGAAGAAACTTGCCGTAAAACCACCTTGCTCATTCGTAAATTAGCCATTGAGATAGACCCACTATGTTCAAATTTACTGAAATAA
- the sctJ gene encoding type III secretion system inner membrane ring lipoprotein SctJ: MNRFISVLLACLLLTGCKVDLYSGLDEKQGNEMLALLLVEGVDAEKIADKKGTVKLRVDKNQLSNAIEILSRNSYPRDKFATLSDVFPEGGLISTPTEESARYNYAVSQDLAATVSNIDGVLTARVHLVLPEQDGNKKAKSDANLAKASVFIKHSSNISLDAYIPQIKQMVANSVGGLKYENIAVILFPSVATFNPIAKTSTDVSLGIIQQFKDLGPWLIAAAVLLIIGLRFEKLSGTAKEIYERQQRNG, translated from the coding sequence ATGAATAGGTTTATATCAGTGCTACTTGCTTGCCTTTTACTAACAGGGTGTAAAGTCGACCTTTACTCAGGCCTTGATGAAAAGCAGGGAAACGAGATGCTTGCATTATTGTTAGTTGAAGGCGTAGATGCGGAAAAGATTGCCGACAAAAAAGGCACAGTTAAGCTGCGTGTTGATAAAAACCAATTATCGAACGCCATTGAAATCCTCTCTCGTAACTCTTATCCGCGCGATAAATTTGCCACATTAAGTGATGTCTTTCCTGAAGGTGGACTGATTTCGACGCCTACTGAGGAGTCAGCGCGATATAATTATGCGGTGTCGCAAGACTTAGCAGCCACGGTATCCAATATTGATGGTGTGTTAACCGCGCGCGTTCATTTGGTATTACCAGAACAAGATGGCAATAAAAAAGCCAAATCAGACGCCAATCTGGCCAAAGCCTCAGTATTTATTAAGCATTCCAGCAATATCAGCCTGGATGCCTATATTCCACAGATTAAACAAATGGTTGCTAATTCGGTAGGCGGATTAAAGTACGAAAATATCGCGGTTATATTGTTCCCGAGTGTTGCAACCTTTAACCCCATAGCAAAAACCAGTACCGATGTAAGTCTTGGTATCATTCAACAGTTCAAAGATTTAGGTCCTTGGCTAATTGCCGCAGCCGTACTGTTAATTATTGGCTTACGCTTTGAAAAACTCAGTGGCACTGCGAAAGAAATCTACGAACGACAGCAGCGAAATGGTTAA
- the sctI gene encoding type III secretion system inner rod subunit SctI: MDAINQITAVSMDALQGQQDYTLPTAPSMAEMEGLSAQFLDALGEMKAEVSSRADSVELSLSNLTDLSPQKLLQVQMELMQVTLQQELISKGVTKTTQNVEALIKAQ, encoded by the coding sequence ATGGACGCTATTAACCAAATCACCGCTGTTTCAATGGATGCATTACAGGGACAGCAAGATTATACGTTACCTACTGCGCCTTCTATGGCTGAGATGGAAGGCTTAAGTGCACAATTTTTAGATGCCCTTGGCGAAATGAAAGCTGAAGTGTCATCCCGTGCTGACAGCGTTGAGCTGAGTTTAAGTAACTTAACTGATTTATCGCCTCAAAAGCTACTCCAGGTACAAATGGAACTGATGCAAGTGACATTACAGCAAGAGTTGATAAGTAAAGGCGTTACCAAAACAACACAAAATGTTGAAGCATTAATCAAGGCGCAGTAA
- the sctF gene encoding type III secretion system needle filament subunit SctF gives MAITWSAIEHKVYDTDKGNLKTVSTELQEVADATAGTLDSALADLKNDPNNPAMLANFQASVNEYSVVMSLVATVQKSIKDAMSTIVQKMG, from the coding sequence ATGGCAATAACTTGGTCAGCAATCGAACATAAAGTCTATGACACAGACAAAGGTAATTTAAAAACGGTGTCAACGGAATTACAAGAAGTTGCAGATGCCACCGCAGGTACGCTTGATTCAGCATTAGCTGACTTAAAAAACGATCCAAATAACCCTGCTATGTTAGCTAACTTTCAGGCCTCTGTGAATGAATACTCGGTTGTTATGAGCCTTGTAGCTACAGTACAAAAATCAATTAAAGATGCCATGTCAACCATAGTACAGAAGATGGGCTAA
- a CDS encoding EscE/YscE/SsaE family type III secretion system needle protein co-chaperone: protein MTVIDKITNQEQNTLLQNHLEQLKSGFNNDLNNGLAPQQYKETQAWIKAIDAAIKIIKSPKLQVLNP, encoded by the coding sequence ATGACAGTTATAGATAAAATTACAAACCAAGAACAGAATACGTTACTTCAGAATCACCTAGAGCAGCTTAAAAGCGGTTTCAACAATGATCTCAATAACGGTTTAGCACCACAGCAATATAAGGAAACCCAAGCTTGGATTAAGGCGATTGATGCTGCCATTAAAATAATCAAAAGTCCAAAATTACAAGTTTTAAACCCTTAG
- the sctD gene encoding type III secretion system inner membrane ring subunit SctD: MKEWKLLILNTAYKGAEINFSHSQRLGSDEDSMDLVLNDADIPPHLLSLNCQDDAVYCEPFAQTIGVKVQGVLHDNTLALPTLTPINVGELWFMICEVNEPWPKKLPIFDKPSVNQNKSEQPVKMNKTYKHLSNVIWLAVLGTITAAVLLFLDIKAESGQAVDSEKLNLSIAKDLLQTDSRPHLIIDWDEVDQKISLSGYVDSKLERKKLLKQAEKLNIRFTSDIRTMEEIKFAARFILKNLELDAIEMRSGELAGSLVFVTDSNNLNAWSRAEQVLQRDIPGLTAFDLEILEDKPALEQLNELLVNSSFNDKIIVEDRGDIIELVGQLNGSQMREFDQLKKQFATKFGNNPRLILSAPIIKQDDSPNLSLRFRTVNLGKVPYIVLDNGERYFEGARLPNGARLKSISSEGVFLESGNKSYMINFSRTI, encoded by the coding sequence GTGAAAGAATGGAAGTTACTAATTCTCAACACCGCATACAAGGGTGCTGAAATCAACTTTTCGCATTCTCAGCGTTTGGGTAGTGATGAAGACAGCATGGATTTAGTGCTTAACGACGCTGATATTCCCCCGCATTTACTGAGCCTAAACTGCCAAGATGACGCTGTGTATTGTGAGCCTTTTGCACAAACTATTGGCGTAAAGGTGCAAGGTGTACTCCATGACAATACGCTTGCATTACCCACACTGACCCCAATCAACGTGGGGGAATTATGGTTTATGATTTGCGAAGTTAACGAGCCTTGGCCGAAAAAATTACCGATATTTGATAAACCTTCGGTAAATCAGAATAAATCTGAACAGCCCGTCAAGATGAATAAAACCTACAAGCACCTGTCAAATGTGATTTGGCTTGCGGTACTTGGCACCATTACAGCTGCAGTATTGCTTTTTTTAGATATAAAAGCAGAAAGTGGTCAAGCAGTTGATTCTGAAAAACTTAATTTATCGATTGCCAAAGATCTGCTTCAAACAGACAGTCGGCCTCACCTAATAATCGATTGGGATGAAGTCGATCAGAAAATCAGCCTCTCAGGTTATGTTGACAGCAAACTTGAGCGTAAAAAACTATTGAAACAAGCTGAGAAACTTAACATTCGCTTTACCAGTGATATTCGTACCATGGAAGAGATTAAGTTTGCTGCACGGTTTATTTTGAAAAACCTTGAACTTGATGCCATTGAAATGCGTTCAGGTGAGCTTGCTGGCAGCCTTGTATTTGTTACTGACTCAAATAATTTAAATGCATGGAGTCGCGCCGAGCAGGTATTGCAGCGCGACATACCGGGGTTAACAGCGTTTGATCTTGAGATTCTTGAAGACAAACCCGCCCTTGAACAGCTAAATGAATTGCTAGTTAACTCCAGCTTTAATGACAAGATTATTGTTGAAGATCGCGGTGATATCATCGAACTTGTAGGTCAACTAAATGGCTCTCAAATGCGTGAATTTGATCAGTTAAAAAAACAATTTGCTACCAAATTTGGCAATAACCCGCGCTTAATTCTATCTGCGCCAATTATCAAACAAGACGATAGCCCAAACTTAAGCTTACGATTTCGTACCGTTAATCTTGGAAAAGTCCCTTACATTGTGCTTGATAACGGCGAACGCTATTTTGAAGGTGCCCGTTTACCTAATGGTGCACGTTTAAAGTCCATTAGCAGTGAAGGGGTTTTTCTTGAGTCCGGAAACAAAAGTTACATGATTAATTTTAGTCGCACTATTTAA